The Mercurialis annua linkage group LG8, ddMerAnnu1.2, whole genome shotgun sequence genome window below encodes:
- the LOC126660295 gene encoding LOW QUALITY PROTEIN: peptide-N4-(N-acetyl-beta-glucosaminyl)asparagine amidase A (The sequence of the model RefSeq protein was modified relative to this genomic sequence to represent the inferred CDS: substituted 1 base at 1 genomic stop codon), giving the protein MKKPSSSLLLLHLLLFITTSLPLQISSSPDHYIRKSSSTSSSPNPLQYRKYFELIHPLPSDHSSPSCTLHVIRHTFGNTINQPPYSIPYSPPSNCSSTWRHVTLELRTSSIGNQYDRISALWLGGAELLRTSTAEPTEDGVYXSVRKDITRYSSLLKQNDLNFTLMLENIVNDVFTAVYRVDVTLFFYETVSLPPPLLLNNHLALPNALPFKSKVDYETPSDLIIPISAFRNERGHWFRIEDESDVHYTKLRIPRNTYKVVLELYVSFHGNDEFWYSNPSNAYIRMNNLTTTRGNGAFREVFVTIDGMFVDSEIPFPVIFTGGINPLFWEPTVAIGAFDLPTYDFDLTPFLGMLLDGKDHVIGLGVGSSISYWLVDGNLHLWLDKSAARVTSKSVIYQNPGSSIKQQESFRMLDGSLAIKGRRQMKLLGWVKSGKGNVTVSVSHSYKFKNFIRFTKQGTFKQVKQTVTSSREVRILDELGFLLSLVTVKRRYPLKVDTLALPGVKDDMYRLYTNVSHAMVDKIRVGTVSSSVNNKQICSGWMDVKDHDVLSGKAWTNQTLTTVDDFGCYVRSIVVIDGSLLKDNSTDICPSVV; this is encoded by the coding sequence ATGAAAAAACCTTCCTCATCACTCCTCCTCCTCCATCTCCTCCTTTTCATAACCACCTCACTCCCCCTTCAAATTTCCTCATCTCCAGACCATTACATAAGAAAATCCTCTTCCACGTCATCATCACCAAATCCTCTCCAATACCGAAAATACTTCGAGTTAATTCACCCCTTACCGTCCGATCACTCATCTCCATCATGCACTCTCCACGTCATCCGCCACACATTCGGAAACACAATCAACCAACCACCGTACTCCATCCCCTACTCTCCGCCTTCCAACTGCTCCTCCACCTGGCGCCACGTCACTCTCGAGCTCCGCACCAGCTCAATCGGTAACCAGTACGATCGCATCTCCGCCTTATGGCTCGGCGGCGCTGAGCTTCTCCGTACAAGCACCGCTGAACCAACCGAAGACGGCGTTTACTGATCGGTGAGAAAAGATATCACTCGTTACTCTTCTCTTCTTAAACAGAATGACCTCAACTTCACTCTCATGCTTGAGAATATCGTTAACGACGTCTTCACCGCTGTTTACCGCGTCGACGTCACGCTCTTCTTCTACGAAACAGTTAGTCTTCCGCCTCCGTTGCTACTTAATAATCATTTAGCTCTTCCTAATGCTTTACCGTTTAAGTCTAAAGTAGACTATGAAACACCGTCGGATCTGATAATTCCGATATCGGCGTTTCGAAACGAGAGAGGTCACTGGTTTAGAATAGAAGACGAGTCAGATGTTCATTATACGAAACTTAGAATCCCTAGAAACACATACAAAGTCGTTTTGGAGCTGTACGTGTCGTTTCATGGAAACGATGAGTTTTGGTATTCGAATCCGTCGAATGCTTACATTAGAATGAATAATCTAACTACTACACGAGGAAATGGTGCGTTTAGAGAGGTTTTTGTCACGATCGACGGAATGTTTGTCGATTCCGAAATTCCGTTTCCGGTGATCTTCACCGGCGGAATTAATCCGTTATTTTGGGAGCCAACGGTTGCTATAGGTGCGTTTGATTTACCGACTTATGATTTTGATTTAACTCCGTTTCTAGGTATGTTATTAGACGGTAAGGATCATGTGATCGGTTTAGGTGTTGGTAGTAGCATTTCGTATTGGCTTGTTGATGGAAATTTGCATCTCTGGTTAGATAAATCTGCTGCTAGGGTTACTTCTAAGTCTGTCATTTATCAGAACCCTGGCTCGTCGATTAAACAACAAGAGAGTTTCAGAATGTTAGATGGTTCGTTAGCCATTAAAGGTAGAAGACAGATGAAACTACTCGGTTGGGTTAAATCCGGCAAGGGAAATGTAACGGTTTCCGTTAGCCATAGCTATAAGTTTAAGAATTTCATAAGATTTACGAAACAGGGTACTTTTAAGCAAGTGAAACAAACAGTAACGTCGAGCCGAGAAGTTCGGATTTTGGATGAGTTAGGTTTTTTACTCAGTCTTGTTACTGTTAAAAGAAGGTATCCTCTTAAGGTGGATACTCTGGCTCTGCCTGGAGTAAAAGACGATATGTACAGGCTTTATACTAATGTTAGTCATGCTATGGTTGATAAGATTAGAGTTGGAACAGTATCGAGCTCTGTTAATAATAAACAGATTTGTAGTGGTTGGATGGATGTTAAGGATCATGATGTTCTCTCGGGGAAAGCATGGACGAACCAGACATTGACGACTGTTGATGACTTCGGCTGTTATGTTCGAAGTATTGTGGTGATCGATGGTAGTCTCTTGAAAGATAATTCAACTGATATCTGTCCCTCAGTTGTGTAA